Proteins found in one Ischnura elegans chromosome 11, ioIscEleg1.1, whole genome shotgun sequence genomic segment:
- the LOC124168152 gene encoding translation initiation factor IF-2-like, translating to MAQGKTLIFPGLALIFVLIAVLPEISGDRSPYVPDPVTYPGLLPQFTSTTTPAPPGSAGSQHRPTTTRRPQGEERPKPSTTTTETAAGEDLGDRFGEERPENRPDGSSGGPQRPQTQRPQTQRPQTQRPTAQRPCEEPRVPCYDCIVYISRTGQITRFYPREAGGL from the coding sequence GCCCAAGGAAAAACCTTAATCTTCCCAGGACTAGCCCTGATATTCGTGCTCATCGCCGTTCTACCTGAGATTTCGGGTGATAGATCGCCATACGTACCAGACCCTGTCACCTATCCTGGACTCCTGCCTCAGTTCACAAGTACTACCACGCCCGCCCCACCGGGCAGTGCTGGAAGTCAGCACCGACCCACCACGACCAGAAGACCCCAAGGAGAAGAGAGGCCAAAGCCTTCGACCACGACGACAGAGACGGCAGCCGGCGAAGATCTGGGAGACCGTTTCGGGGAGGAGCGACCAGAGAACAGGCCGGATGGGTCCTCCGGGGGACCCCAGAGGCCCCAGACGCAGAGGCCACAGACACAGCGACCGCAGACGCAGCGACCGACAGCACAGAGGCCATGCGAGGAACCCAGAGTTCCTTGCTATGATTGCATCGTGTACATTTCGAGGACAGGACAGATCACAAGGTTTTACCCGAGGGAAGCCGGTGGGCTCTAA